Genomic DNA from Dermochelys coriacea isolate rDerCor1 chromosome 12, rDerCor1.pri.v4, whole genome shotgun sequence:
AGCCCCATGCTTGTCCCAGACCTCCCCTGCGCGCATATTGGCGCCTGCTCTGGGGAAAGGCAGGGGCTTTCCTGGAGGGGGAGCCATGTTTGTGTGAGCGAGGCATGGTTAGAACAAGCCAGGGGTAGGAGCCTGGGGGCTGGGCTAGCTGCCTGCACTGCTGCCCCATAGCCAGCATTAGTCTAGtgctgccccacccaccccctgcaccGTCAATGCTGGGGCCCGACCTAGCTTTGCTGAGACCCCTTCATCCTGCCCTACAGCCCCGCTGCTTGTCCAGCCCTGGACCAGACCTGGCTGCTGCAGTACCGCACACACCTTGAGCAGCAGTAGCATGTCACTGGCTCCAGCGCCCGGGGAGAGGCTGGGATGTGCTGGTGTGTTGGCTCTAGCACTGAAAGGCCAGTGCCTTTGGCCAGGGcagcccttccctgcagcacacAGCCCGTGAGCTACTGAAAGCAGCCGCGTGCCTGCACCTGGCGCAACCCAACTGGCTTTCCGGTTCCTGCAGGGGATTTGCAGTCTTGCCGGTGCAGTGCAGCCTGCTGCCCGTTCCGCACCTAcatgtgcagggctggctgccgGAACTGGGCTGTCTTGGTGGGAAGCCCAGGAAGGGCCTATGGACTCTggatacacatgcacacaccctgggCACCCTGCTGCACTTGCAAGGAGAGAGGCCAGGCAGGACACGCTGGATGACACAGCTACATGGGGGCTGGAGCTGCCACTGGGTCTCTTTcccagccaggcaggcagggagcactCTGCCTTTATTCGTGATCAGCTATATTACCCAGGTGCTCCCTGTTCTGGCCAGGCGCCTAGTGCACTGGGGCTGTATGGACACACAAACCAGTCCCTGTCCTCTGGGGCCACCCTGCTGAGtccaggcacagagaggagatGGCCAGCGCCCACACGCCTCCTGTCCATGGATGCAGTGTCTCACGGTGCCCGGGCTGCACTGCCTCCTGCAGGCAGAGACAGGCAGCCCTGCGTGTTAGGGGGTGACAAGCGAAAGATTCTGGGCCTCAGGGGGGGCTGGCCTATGGGCAGTGCCAGCTAGGATTACCACCTGGCCAATATTTGACTGGCCTGGctctttttttaatggatttgcaCTATCAGAAAACTAATTTAATCTGccaggtgcttttttttttttttttttaatgtggggcTAACACTTTGCAGTGTGAGCCCAAGCCACTGGGCTAATGGTAAACGTTTCTGCGGCCAGCTAGAGCTGCTGAGCATTCCCACTGCCACCGTTTACGTGCTAACAGATAAAACTGTTGCCAGTACAGTAGCTGTTGTGCCCACCAACGTGCAAGTGCCCTGCGTGTGAGCCACGGGCGAGGGGCCGGGCGCCATTAGGAATCTTAGTGAGATGTTTGTGTGCTAGCTACTATAAGTGGCTGTTGGGGGGtgtgtgcagtgttgctgtgtgtTGGGGGTGCGGTGAGCTTgccctttgtgtgtgtttggggagtgggggaggtctgttttttttttccttttccaaggTAGTAACCCTAGGGCCAGACAGGCGGGCCAGGGCCTGCTCGTTGCCGGCTACGACCTGTTTCAGAGGCAGGCTCCTGCTCCCACTATGCAGTGCCCAGCCCCTAGGGCCAGCTGGGACCCATGGCCTCCCAAGTGTGGGCCCAGCGTCTGTCCGTGGTGGGGCCTGTGGGTGCATTACCCCCATGGCAGGCAGCCAGGCCTGGGGCCCTGCTGACTACAGCTGTGCTAAGGCCTGCAGAGCCCTTGGCTTCACCCCCCGTGGCCGGAGCTGGATGCTGATGGTCCCATGCTGCACTAGTGGCTGGGAATCCCACCTGGCGCACCCCAGTCCGTGGCCAGCGCTCGGCCCAGACCCAGCCAGGGGCACTCTTAATTCTTGGGCCAcactccttggggggaggggtcagtgccACCATGTCCCTCTGCCcggctccctgcagccagcccggcCTCGCCCCTCACTCCAGCTGCGCACCACGACTTGCTGTCACCCAGGAGCGGAGGGGCACTCACCCAGGGGGAGGCAGCTGAGCGGGGGCACAGCTAAGCCTTTGGCCTGAATGTTTTTAGTGTCCTTCTGCCGCAGAGATGGGCAAGAGCCCCCCCTCACCTGGCACTACCCAGCTAGGCCTGGCCCATGGGCCCCTGGGCATTTCTGTGGAGCATGTGGGtcggtgcggggagggagggggcagcaagGAAGGGCACCTCCAAGATGCCTGTGGCAGAAGCTCTGCTGGCACAGGGGCAGCGTTAGCCCCGCCTGCCCCACACACGCGGCGCTTGCAGTTTGACCTGGAGTCACTGGAAGCTGAGGTCCCCCAGGGCCCGTTAGGACAGAGCCACACTTGGGGCTCACCCACCCCACAGGCAgagagaacagcagcagctggcacaGTGCCCACCTGCAGCCAGGGCCCCCCTGACCCTGCAGACTGCTGGCCACTGCTGGGGTCACAGTGCCAGCTCAGAGGGGGCGAGGAAGCTGCCATGCCCCCTGCCTGGGCAGGTAGCAAGCTGAGCTTTGCCTCAAGGAAGTGCTGAGGCAGCCGTGGATTACTGCTGGCCCGGGAACGAGGATTGCCTGGGCACAGCTAATCCATGTCCTGTAGTCACAGCAGGAGTCTTCCTGCAGGGGGTGGACTGGGGGggagaccagggcaggatggaggGGCCCCAGCTCTCTGTCCCCCCAGGGGGAGGTAGTGGCGCCCCAGCCCAGTGCACAGCCCTGGCAGCAGTTTGTtcctgggctgcagctgggatTCTCCAGGGCAGGTTCACCCCATTCCCTGGTTCTGGCCCACGgtaggggcaggtgggggctgctCCTGGCAGTACTGCACTCAAGCGGGCTGGGCAGCGTGGAGCCTGGCAAGCCTAGGGTTGGAGAGAGGAGCGGCCGCTGGGCCCAGAGGGCCAGGGAACGGCTGCTTACCATGGGGAGGGCCACAAGAAGCAGGGCCCGGCTGCATGCCAGCACCTCCGGTAGAGCTGAGTTCCAGCATCTCCTGCCCTGCTGGGGAAGAAGCCCATCCCCGGCTGGCACCTCAGGGACTTGTGACGCGATTCATGCTACATCCTTGCACAGGGGGTAGTGATTTATGGCTCCTGAACCAGTGGGGGAAGGGTAAGGGGGTTGGCAGACCCCAGTGCCCTCATGCTGAATGGCACCCAGGCCCTGCGAGTTGGTGTTAACCCTTTTGCAGCTGGGGAAGTGGAAGTCCTGCTCCGTGGGGCAAAGTGCTGCACAGGGCTGCGCCCAGGGGACGTCCGTgggatggagggtgggggtgccttgggcagcacttacctggcTCCGGAACGTGCCCCAGTGGTCTGTAGGGCGCAGCCACTGCCCTGAAGAGAGGTGGGGACTGGGGAGGTGCCATTCCCCTCCTTAAGGGGCAGCCCTGCCTGTTGGGTGTTAGTGGCAGCACTGATGCCCCAAGGGCCAGGCAGGCACcaacccctccctgctgggcatgTTAAGGGCCAGGTGCACTCAGGGCTGGAGTCACTAGCATTTCCACCCGCCCTGCCCTAGTTACCCAGCCTTGGGGGTGGGGCGAGCCCTGGCCCCTCTTGGCCCCCAGGGTGAGCACAAGAGATGAGCAAGCACTTTCTAGAAAAGGTTTAATGGCCCATCGCAATATATTAATTTAtgatgcatattttcataaaacagtttaaaaaacccacttgattggaaggaaaggggcaggggaagggtgggTCTGGCCCAGGGGGTGGGGCCCGAGAGGGCCAGTGTCTAGTTTTTTGGTTCCCCACGAGGATGGGAGAGCCCCACAGCCTGGGAGAGGCAGGGCTCGGCGCTCACGTCTCCACTCCCGGCTGCCACCCTTCCTGTGGTGGGGACAGAGCGCCCAGAGGAAGAGattggctggggcagggcccggCTGGCCACCGCTCCCATGCCAGCGAGGGGGAGGGCAGGCGAGCAGCTCCCAGGCCTGCCACCCAGGTGGTTCCTCTATAGGGTGAGGAGCGTGCCGTCCTCCTGCAGACTGCTCCCGCGGCTGCCATTGGCACTGCCCAAAgagtgcagggagctgggcagcacCAGGCTCTGCTGGCAGCTCTTGTCCAGGAGGCCGCCGTTGGGGCAGCGGGTGGCGCCATCGCTCTCGATGACCAGGTCCCCCTCCTCGTCGCTCTCGCCCTCGGCCGTGCTGTAGTGGTTCAGGTAGTGGGAGGCGGGGCTGGGCGTGCTGTCCGTCGAGACGCCCGAACTGCCTGAGGCCTTGCTGCTGCGGATGACATTGTTGCGCTGGTTGGCTGGCTTGACGGTGACTATGAGGTTGTGGCTGTTGGCCACCATCATGTCCGTCACCTGGTCCAGCGACTTGCCGGCCACGTCGATGCCGTTCACCTCCAGGATCTCATCGCTGACGGCCAGCAGGCCGGTGCTCTCAGCCAGCCCGCCCTTCACCAGGCGGGAGATGAAGATGCCGGGCACCTTCTCGACGCCCTGGGGGGCCACACGCACGCTGATGCCATCACGGATGTAGAAGCCCAGCGGCTTGTCGGAGCCGTGCTTGTGCAGCCGGACGCGCCGGTGTGTCTCGGGCAGGATGTCCACATCGATGATGGAGGAGATCTGCCGGAAGTCCTGGGGCAGGCCGATCAGTAGCTGTGGCTTGGCCCGGTGGTGCGCTGGCCGCAGCAGCCCCTTCTTCTTCCGCTGCAGGGAGTTGGAGGTGAAGACGCTGGAGTTGGCTtctgctgcagggagcaaggAGAGCACCTGGGTCAGTCAGGAACctgccggccccggccccggcccctcctGGAGACAGCGCCCCAGCCAGGAGGGCCAGCCCCCTTGGGCGCCCCGGCCCCACAGCCAGCTGTCCCAATGCAGCAAGCAGCCCACGTCAGGATCTTGACCCAGAGCCCAGGATCACCCATGGCAGAGGCCCCTCCCTGCTTCGGCTTTGCACTCGTCTTCCTGGGTTGTTTTAATGATATGGAACCCCTggtatcccagccctgggctccccctactctgctggtgcccctcactcccaacccgcagccccctgctagcccagccctgggctccccccctactctgccagtgcccctcactcccgacccataGCCCCCTGCTCCCGCACAGGAGGGGTCAGCAGCTTGGCAGCAAGACTCCACGGTGCCATCCCCAGGCAAGGGGCTCTAGCACTCGGctgaattggggtgggggagctctcTGGTCTCTGCCAACCACACCAGTCCCGCAGGGACCAGGCAGCTGCTTCTGCTCAGCCCTAGAGCCagtgtcccagccctgcccctccagctggaatccctcccatcccccacaatAGCCCATGATCTCCACCCGCCATCCTACCTGGAAGAGCCCCTCCTCCACCAAACCCACCCAGCAagagcccctctcccttcccctgcaggcCTGGAGCCCTCTGATAAGAGCACAGCaaccatggggggaggggaaggactgGACTGGCCCCCGTCACTCTCTGGGATCtcaagccctcccccccccagcttgggaTCCCAGCTCACTTGCCTGTGGCTGGTGACACTTCACTCCCTTCCCACTTGGTGCCCAGCCCCACAGCATGGGGAGAGCCACCTGGCCGGGCTGGAGCTTGGGAATCCCCAGGACTGAGCTCTAGGTGTAGCCCCAGGGCCTCTCCCCCAGGCATTGCCACAGAGACACCTGCCTGGCGCATGGctatccctgccccagctccagagcCGTGTGCCCCAGCAGCACCCCCGGCTGGCCGCCAAGAGCATTGCGGCCCTGCTCAGCACTGTCCCGTGGCACCAGTCGCTCCTTCTGGGCACCAGACAGGGCTGGTGCTGCCCACACGAGCATCACGCCAGCCAGATGCAGAACCCAGGACTAGCCAGGGAGTGCCCAGGCGAGGGGCGATAGCCCCTTCCTGCAGGCCTGAAGAGGGGCGCGGGCCACATCCTCTGACCCCCAGGGGTCAATGCATATGTCGAGCCGGGCAGGCCTGCCATCAGGGGCAAGCTGTCTGCCCCAAAGTGCCATGGCAAcagggctccagccctgccctggggcagagactgcTCCTGGCCCAGCCACAGCCGGGCAGCCTCCCTCGGGATGAAGAGAGGGCACGTGGGGGTGACGGGAGCAGGTTCCCCAGGCTGTGAAATGCTCTGAGCCTTTCGTGACACCCCCGCACTGTCCTGACAGCTCCCCAAGGCACTCGGGCAGTACCAGGCCCAGCTGGTGTCACGCGGGCTCATGGCAGCGGGGAGGGCAGTGCCATGGGAACGCTGATATCAGGATTAGCTCAGCTAGACCAGGGGCCAGCGAGGGGCAGCTCCCCAGGTCTGCCCGCTGCCTGGCGGGCACGGGCGTTCCTTGCCAGGGCCTGCTGAGCTACATGCGGCCCAGGGAAGACAGCACCACACGAATGCTCTGCGTGGCCCTCCCCCGGACTTCACCACCCCCACCAaacccctccctgcttctcctcccctccaccaaggccacccccactcccacagcacaccccatctccccaggtccttcctccccaccctgtcGGGATaggccagcccagcccacccACCGATCGGCACAGAGATGCCAGCCCCAGATATCTGCCATGGGCCCCCTTGGCTCACACTCTGGGATGCACCCTcgcccctgggctccagcccatcccctgctctcctccAACACCGGACTGCCCCACTGGCTTCTGCTGGGGCAGCTATCAGACCCCGTGCCCGAGAGAGGTGGGAACCTGCATGCCCAGGCCTCCAGCCCCTCCCAATCCAGCTACCCTGCTGCCCCTTCTcatgccctgccccacagaggaGTCTGTGCCCATGTTCCCATGGAGTCTGCTGCCCAGTCATGCTCTCCACCCTCGGCTGCCAAAACCCAGGTTACGCCCTTCACGCTAGTGACCGAAGTCTTAAAGCCCCGAGCCGAGGCCCCCAGAGTGCCAGCGGGCCATGCCAGGCCCATGCAGCTGCCTGCTCAGTGCTGCTGCCACTGTCAGCCAGGCCCAGAAGCAGGCCGCCCGTGGCTGAGGGTGTTACCGCGCCAAGCCTGGCCCCACCACTTCCTCCTCAAAACACCCCCTCTGCCCACATACCCCCCCATCATTCCCCTCCCTCACACAGGAGCTGCTGGCTCCCGCCATCctgcggtgggggtgggggggtgtctcccTGGGACAGCCCCAgtccccgtccccctccccaGGCTGACTGGCACCGCAAGCACATctgctgccagggctcaggggaggaggagctcaGGACGCTCTCTGCTCAGGGacgacctggcattggccaactCGCATGGCAGCAaatcccctcccttcctgcaacAAGCCCAGCTCCGGGGTGCCATGCAGCCTCTGATCGGGGCACACACCGAGGACACCCTTTTCTGCCCCGGGCCCACTGCTGTTCTCCCTGCAGCCAGGCAGGCGCTGGCACAGCAGTGGGTGAGAGCAGCGGTGGGGCTGTACCCGCcagtgctggggagcagaggcGCTGGGCCAGGGGATTACATGGCACGTGCTGGGCTGGGATTAGAGGAATCTGAATAACTCGGGTTTAATCGTACTGCGAGTCATGCCCCTTGGAGTTAACCCTGGAGCTGCCAGCTCCCACAGACCAGGTCAGGGCATCTGCATGCCAGCTTGGCCTCTTCCCGCTCGAGGCGAGGCCATGGCTGGCTGGCATGCAGGAACCCGTGGGCACGTTCCCTAGCTCCACTGGTCACTCCCCCATGCGTGTCCCATGATGCTGGGGGTGCAGATGCTCAGGGCAGTACCACCCAGTGCTCTGAGGGTACCCACAGCAGAGATAGGGAGCCCACCTCTGGGGGTGGATCTCCAGAAGGGGCACATCTCTATGCCAGGCCAGGCAGACTGCCGGCTCTCGGCACTGTGGAACAGCAGACATACCCTCCAAGGCAGCCGGGACAGCACGGGAGCTAACCAGAGACCCTGCCCCGAGCTGCCAGGGCTGGGACTGGCACCAGCTGGCTTGGGGTACTGGTCAAATCCATGACCGTGAGATCAAGCCCAAGAGAAGCCAGGAAGAGAtgggcccccagccccctccccccacgggcACAGAGGGGGGCCCATGGGACAGACAGCTCGTAGCCAGCCCTTGGCCCTAGCTGGCCACAGCTAGGGATAGGCCCCTAGCGCCCCCAGACCAGTCCAGGCAGACATCCATCTGCGCCCAGCTTCCCCACGACTCCAGGTGCCCCAATCCCAGTGGGTGCCACTAGGACCAGGGAGACTCCAGGAACAGTCCCCCTGAGCAGGGGGCTGCCTTGGCCAGCCAAGCTGGGCAGACAACCCTCTGCAAggagcagggcatgctgggatcTCCCAGGGTCCCCTCCTGGCCTGATGCCATCTCGGAGCAGCTCAAGGTGCCAAGGTTTAGGGCCCACGAGCAAAGCTGAGGAGAcggccttcccctgcagcagcaggttCCGAGTCCCAGGGTCCGGCCCACAGTTCCCAGCACCTGTTAGGCCCGGTGATGCTGAGTTAAGAGTTAAATGGGTCTTCCTAGGGGCTCCCATGCCCCTCGCAAGAGCAGTGTGGTGCATGCCGTACACCCAGGTGCAACTGGTCCTGGGAGAGGGGCAGCAACACCACTCCTGCGCAAGCCGGGCTCCCCCACACAGATTCGGCCTCTGGCCCGCAGTGTGCCCCAGCCTTCCCCTGGGGCGGGAAGGGGAGTGAATGGGGGTGGCATTGAGCCCAGGAGGgcagcccaccccacagctcatGACACACTGCAGCACCTGGCTGCTCCTTGGAGATGTCCCCTGCAGGGCTCCTCACTACAGACCCTGCCAGCCAGCAAGTTTCTTTCGTGAGTGCCGCGAAGCCTTGGGTGTGGTGTTTACGGACAGGTGAGGGGAGGCGAGAGCTTCGGCTGGGTTGGGAAGGGTCAGACCCTGGGGTCGTCCAGACCCAGCCTGTGAGCCCTGCTGCGGACTCCTCCCAGAGATGCCTGGCTGAGCAGCGACCGCCTCTCAGGGCACATGCCCGCCTGCAGGGCTGGTGGCTATAAATATCTCACCGTGCACACACCACGCTGTATTTTTAGCTCAGGAGACTCGGCAAGGCCTTTCCCGGCTATTTCTGTGAGTGATTCTCTGCTGTCTGAGTCACCGGTGGATGTGAGCAGCTCAGCACCACCTCCTCCAGGGCAGCTGCCTCTGCGCGCCTAGGGCAGGCTGACCCCACTGCAGAGCAAAGCagggctgcctggctgcccccGCTGACACAAGCCTGAGGAAGAGGCTGATGATGGAGCCAGAATCCACATGCTCAGAGCCAAGGCCATTTCTTATCAGGCTGCAAGATCTTCCTTCTGCATTcacgcccccgccccgcccagaaccccccccccccccgggacccaccATCCTCAGCAG
This window encodes:
- the PARD6A gene encoding partitioning defective 6 homolog alpha isoform X2 yields the protein MAKHHRTPARSPEPVIEVKSKFDAEFRRFAVKRSSVGSFQEFYQLIQTVHQIPCVDVLLGYTDVHGDLLPINNDDNYHKALSSASPLLRIIIQKREANSSVFTSNSLQRKKKGLLRPAHHRAKPQLLIGLPQDFRQISSIIDVDILPETHRRVRLHKHGSDKPLGFYIRDGISVRVAPQGVEKVPGIFISRLVKGGLAESTGLLAVSDEILEVNGIDVAGKSLDQVTDMMVANSHNLIVTVKPANQRNNVIRSSKASGSSGVSTDSTPSPASHYLNHYSTAEGESDEEGDLVIESDGATRCPNGGLLDKSCQQSLVLPSSLHSLGSANGSRGSSLQEDGTLLTL
- the PARD6A gene encoding partitioning defective 6 homolog alpha isoform X1 gives rise to the protein MAKHHRTPARSPEPVIEVKSKFDAEFRRFAVKRSSVGSFQEFYQLIQTVHQIPCVDVLLGYTDVHGDLLPINNDDNYHKALSSASPLLRIIIQKRAEANSSVFTSNSLQRKKKGLLRPAHHRAKPQLLIGLPQDFRQISSIIDVDILPETHRRVRLHKHGSDKPLGFYIRDGISVRVAPQGVEKVPGIFISRLVKGGLAESTGLLAVSDEILEVNGIDVAGKSLDQVTDMMVANSHNLIVTVKPANQRNNVIRSSKASGSSGVSTDSTPSPASHYLNHYSTAEGESDEEGDLVIESDGATRCPNGGLLDKSCQQSLVLPSSLHSLGSANGSRGSSLQEDGTLLTL